One genomic region from Candidatus Woesearchaeota archaeon encodes:
- a CDS encoding SMC family ATPase: MILRSLKLENIRSYTTGMVEFPEHRTVLSGDIGSGKSTILLAIEFALFGLRSDVTGAQLLRHGEKQGSVELSMNLIPEPGRQVEVIIRRALRRTKDAVQQDAGWFAVNTGSGWVKTDATPVELKAKIFELLGYPPELLTKSKTFLYRFTVYTPQEQMKQILLGSSEERLDTIRKIFGIDAYKTITANAATVAREFRLRIRQETIRTEGIDADKKKHEEVQQKQHQFLLRRAVIEQEQAELAVQNAALQQREQELIQKQREAQQLIQQEAVCTAKEQGKKHEMHRGAEELKNQGEQQEKMRRLLPPDITPGIIQEEKKKSTADLMEKRRLQEDLEKQRTLLTTQRMTLVGKEQQLATMLETRQRALERLTQLHECPQCKQGVSEAHKQAIREQEMPLMAQTEHELKGVHDQKILQEHELSRVETEIQKLRLHEKEALQRAAEIVGIETTLLRLQDSGRQVAEKQQVLQQLEITIKELQNEQAHCKERMRAYEGIIEQHAQVQKELGELRAQERRCAIAGAEVKKEIENCTAQLTQLEGDIARKEALRKKLHQLSQIQTWLGEHLTRIAGLIEKEVLRTVYVQFDELFRNWFSMLVEDDLLQARLADDFSVLAEQNGYETTIEHLSGGEKTAVALAYRLALNKVINDLVSQIRTKNLLILDEPTDGFSAHQLDRLRVVLRELNAQQVIMVSHEQKMESLVDHVIRIEKRGHESVIIR; encoded by the coding sequence ATGATTCTGCGTTCGCTGAAACTGGAAAATATCAGAAGTTACACTACAGGAATGGTTGAATTTCCGGAACACCGCACAGTACTGTCCGGCGATATCGGCAGCGGCAAGTCAACCATTCTTCTTGCTATAGAATTTGCTCTGTTCGGACTGCGGAGTGATGTCACCGGAGCACAGCTGCTGCGCCATGGCGAAAAGCAGGGGAGTGTTGAACTTAGTATGAACCTCATACCTGAACCAGGCAGGCAGGTGGAAGTTATCATCAGGCGTGCGCTGCGAAGAACCAAAGATGCAGTACAGCAGGATGCCGGATGGTTTGCAGTCAACACCGGAAGTGGCTGGGTGAAAACCGACGCAACTCCGGTAGAGCTCAAAGCGAAAATATTCGAGCTGCTTGGTTATCCACCTGAACTTTTGACCAAATCAAAGACGTTTCTCTACCGGTTCACGGTCTACACACCGCAAGAGCAGATGAAGCAGATTCTGCTGGGAAGCAGCGAAGAACGGCTTGATACTATCCGCAAAATTTTCGGCATTGATGCATACAAGACAATCACGGCAAATGCAGCAACAGTTGCACGCGAATTTCGCCTGCGCATCCGCCAGGAAACAATACGGACTGAGGGGATTGATGCAGATAAAAAAAAGCACGAAGAAGTACAGCAAAAACAGCACCAATTTTTGTTGCGCCGTGCGGTTATTGAACAGGAACAAGCAGAGCTTGCAGTACAAAACGCTGCACTGCAGCAGCGTGAACAAGAACTAATACAAAAACAACGAGAAGCACAACAGCTGATACAACAGGAAGCTGTGTGCACTGCAAAAGAGCAGGGAAAAAAACATGAAATGCATCGCGGTGCTGAAGAATTAAAAAATCAGGGAGAACAACAGGAAAAAATGCGTCGCCTCCTGCCACCAGATATAACACCAGGCATAATACAGGAAGAAAAGAAAAAAAGCACCGCTGACCTCATGGAAAAACGACGCTTACAGGAAGACCTCGAAAAACAGCGCACACTGCTTACAACACAACGCATGACGCTCGTTGGAAAAGAACAACAACTCGCCACGATGCTCGAAACACGGCAACGAGCTCTTGAACGGCTCACGCAACTCCACGAATGCCCACAATGCAAGCAGGGTGTGAGCGAGGCGCACAAACAGGCAATCAGGGAACAAGAAATGCCGCTAATGGCACAAACAGAGCATGAACTAAAGGGTGTTCATGACCAAAAAATTCTGCAGGAACACGAACTCAGCAGAGTAGAAACAGAGATACAAAAACTTCGCCTACATGAAAAAGAAGCACTCCAGCGTGCTGCAGAAATTGTCGGCATTGAAACCACGCTGCTGCGCCTGCAGGATAGCGGCCGACAAGTTGCTGAAAAACAGCAGGTGCTCCAGCAGCTCGAAATCACAATCAAAGAATTACAGAACGAACAGGCACACTGCAAAGAACGCATGCGCGCCTATGAAGGAATTATTGAACAGCATGCGCAGGTGCAGAAAGAGCTCGGCGAGCTTCGCGCGCAGGAGCGACGATGCGCCATTGCCGGCGCTGAAGTGAAAAAAGAAATTGAAAACTGTACTGCGCAACTCACTCAGCTCGAAGGAGATATCGCCCGAAAAGAGGCACTGCGGAAAAAACTGCACCAGCTCAGCCAGATTCAGACATGGCTGGGTGAACACCTCACTCGGATCGCAGGATTAATTGAGAAAGAGGTGCTGCGCACGGTGTACGTACAATTTGACGAGTTGTTTCGGAATTGGTTCAGCATGCTTGTTGAAGACGATTTGCTACAGGCACGGCTTGCTGATGATTTTTCAGTGCTGGCAGAGCAGAACGGCTATGAAACAACGATTGAACATTTAAGTGGGGGAGAAAAGACTGCCGTCGCACTGGCCTACCGGCTGGCGCTGAACAAAGTAATTAATGACCTTGTTTCGCAGATACGGACGAAAAACCTGCTGATTCTGGACGAGCCAACCGATGGATTCAGCGCGCACCAACTGGATAGATTACGTGTGGTGCTCCGCGAATTAAACGCGCAGCAGGTGATTATGGTCTCCCACGAACAGAAAATGGAAAGTTTGGTGGATCATGTGATACGGATTGAGAAGCGCGGACATGAGAGTGTGATTATTCGGTAA
- a CDS encoding DUF6516 family protein, with protein sequence MKKSENYKYGVYHTKGEELIRYKFEKENGDIVETKIILIPTSIRFPEGVKYSCVYVRAGKRLIGYDNSEGNQQEPNHHKHIKDRIVPYDFVDVWRLLEDFNEDLEKIKRGVIQ encoded by the coding sequence ATGAAGAAAAGCGAAAACTATAAATATGGGGTCTACCACACCAAAGGTGAAGAGTTAATCAGGTATAAGTTTGAGAAGGAAAATGGTGATATTGTTGAAACAAAAATCATACTCATTCCGACAAGCATTCGTTTTCCTGAAGGAGTCAAGTACTCCTGTGTATACGTCAGAGCGGGAAAACGCTTGATTGGATACGACAATAGTGAGGGTAACCAGCAAGAGCCGAATCACCATAAGCACATCAAAGACAGGATAGTGCCTTATGATTTTGTTGATGTTTGGAGATTGTTAGAAGATTTTAATGAGGATTTAGAAAAAATAAAACGGGGAGTCATACAATGA